One Pyrus communis chromosome 13, drPyrComm1.1, whole genome shotgun sequence genomic window carries:
- the LOC137713848 gene encoding GDSL esterase/lipase At5g03610-like has product MKPPQTLFLLLTLFLFYLLSGQKGVLVSAAHHHHHTQRHLFAWRPTKLFVFGDSYSDTGNNGKSVASSWKLPYGITFPGKPSGRFSDGRVLTDFLARFIGVKSPIPFRFRKVGAKHLKYGVNFAYGGTGVFNTLVLDPNMTTQIDFFQKLIKNDYVFTPKDLHSSVALVTVAGNDYRTYVATNGSVQGWQPFITSVVNQVTVNLKRIYALGVSKIVVTALQPLGCLPSSAAAFSFQQCNGTENALVSFHNLLLQQAVAKLNNETKNSFIILDLYASFTSVFKNKGDLGSIKFENPLRPCCIGISSEYSCGSVDESGSKKYTICKNPESAFFWDTAHPTQQGWRAVYSALQATLEELY; this is encoded by the exons ATGAAACCACCTCAAAcactcttcctcctcctcactctctttctcttctacCTCCTCTCAG GACAAAAAGGGGTGCTAGTTTCAGCagctcaccaccaccaccacacacAGCGCCACCTATTTGCTTGGCGGCCGACGAAGCTATTTGTCTTTGGAGACTCATATTCTGACACAGGAAACAACGGGAAATCAGTGGCCAGTTCTTGGAAACTACCCTATGGAATCACATTCCCGGGAAAACCCAGTGGCCGTTTCTCCGATGGCCGTGTCCTCACCGATTTCCTTG CTAGGTTTATAGGAGTTAAGTCTCCAATACCATTCAGATTTAGAAAAGTCGGGGCCAAACATTTGAAGTATGGAGTGAATTTCGCATATGGAGGCACAGGTGTTTTTAATACCTTGGTTTTGGATCCCAACATGACAACCCAGATTGACTTCTTCCAGAAGCTCATAAAAAACGACTATGTCTTCACTCCCAAGGATCTTCACTCTTCAGTCGCCCTCGTCACCGTTGCGGGTAACGATTACAGGACTTATGTCGCCACAAATGGCTCTGTTCAG GGTTGGCAACCCTTCATCACATCAGTCGTGAATCAAGTAACTGTGAACTTGAAACGTATTTATGCCTTGGGAGTGAGCAAAATAGTTGTGACAGCACTTCAACCTTTGGGATGTCTTCCTTCGAGCGCGGCAGCATTTTCATTCCAACAATGCAATGGAACTGAGAACGCGCTAGTCAGTTTCCACAACCTTTTGTTGCAGCAAGCTGTGGCCAAGTTGAACAACGAAACCAAgaattcttttatcattcttgaTCTTTATGCCTCGTTCACGTCGGTGTTCAAGAACAAAGGAGATCTAG GAAGCATAAAGTTTGAGAACCCATTAAGGCCATGCTGCATTGGTATAAGCAGTGAATATTCTTGTGGGAGTGTGGACGAAAGTGGTTCAAAGAAGTACACCATTTGTAAAAATCCTGAATCTGCATTCTTTTGGGACACTGCTCACCCTACCCAACAGGGTTGGCGCGCTGTGTATTCAGCTTTGCAAGCCACACTTGAAGAACTCTATTAA